From Algoriphagus sp. NG3, the proteins below share one genomic window:
- a CDS encoding sugar phosphate isomerase/epimerase family protein, with protein sequence MQFGVSTFLWVSPFDTHSFDLVHKVNEMGFDIIEVPVEDKELVDWDALKKLTDELGLKVSISGAFGADRDISSGDPAIRANGLQYIEDSIKIAAKMGSPLFGGPLYSAVGKLRSISAEQKKLEFDWCVSNLKKACKTAEEYGITLGLEPLNRFESDMVNTVDQALDIVKAVDSPYLKIQLDTFHNNIEEKNIAASIRKVGKELLCHVQGNESDRGTPGTGNLAWDEIKEALVEIGYEGAIVIETFGAVSKEMAKATCIWRPLANSADELASEGLAFYKSHFGS encoded by the coding sequence ATGCAATTTGGAGTAAGTACATTTTTATGGGTATCGCCTTTCGATACCCATTCTTTTGACCTCGTGCACAAGGTGAATGAGATGGGTTTTGATATCATCGAAGTCCCTGTGGAAGATAAGGAGCTCGTGGATTGGGATGCACTGAAAAAACTCACTGACGAACTGGGGTTGAAGGTAAGCATCAGTGGAGCTTTCGGTGCTGACCGGGACATCTCCAGCGGGGATCCTGCTATCCGAGCCAATGGACTGCAGTATATCGAGGATTCCATTAAGATTGCGGCCAAAATGGGAAGTCCTTTGTTTGGCGGACCACTGTATTCGGCTGTGGGTAAGCTACGGTCTATCTCAGCTGAGCAAAAGAAGCTGGAATTTGACTGGTGTGTAAGCAACCTGAAAAAGGCGTGTAAAACGGCAGAGGAATATGGTATTACCTTAGGTTTGGAGCCGCTCAACCGCTTTGAAAGTGATATGGTCAACACCGTGGATCAGGCACTGGATATCGTGAAAGCTGTGGATTCACCCTATCTAAAAATCCAGCTCGACACCTTTCACAATAATATTGAAGAAAAAAACATCGCTGCCTCCATCCGAAAAGTCGGTAAGGAACTGCTCTGTCATGTGCAGGGAAATGAAAGTGACCGGGGCACACCTGGCACCGGAAATCTGGCCTGGGATGAGATCAAGGAAGCCCTAGTGGAAATTGGATATGAGGGTGCGATTGTAATCGAAACTTTCGGTGCCGTATCCAAGGAAATGGCTAAAGCCACCTGCATCTGGCGGCCTTTGGCAAACAGTGCCGATGAACTGGCCAGTGAGGGACTCGCTTTTTATAAAAGCCATTTTGGTAGCTAG
- a CDS encoding glycoside hydrolase family 43 protein has translation MNLTYFLITSFWLSLSIFSVPEKEPIFLADPTIFYHEGTYYLYGTSGNNKNLGFEVYVSKNLKSWKRSDKNDGYALKKGESYGDIGFWAPQVFEYEGKFYMAYTANEHIAIATSASPLGPFTQAEKKDLEAPVKQIDPYIFIDEDGKKYMYHVRLTEGNRLYVAEMKDDFSGIKSETLTYCFHAEESWENTQNVEWTVSEGPTIIKHKGLYYFIYSANDFRNPDYAVGYAISESPMGPWKKSPTNPIFDKTDAGINGSGHGDVFVDAQGKLRYVLHTHNSDEEVSPRKTALIELEFKPNGNEADLLEVKQGSFKFLEVK, from the coding sequence ATGAACTTAACCTATTTCCTAATCACATCATTTTGGCTTAGTTTAAGCATTTTCTCAGTTCCCGAAAAAGAGCCCATTTTCCTAGCTGACCCCACAATATTCTATCACGAAGGCACCTATTATCTCTATGGTACCAGTGGAAACAACAAGAATCTGGGGTTTGAAGTGTACGTTTCCAAAAACCTAAAATCATGGAAAAGGTCGGATAAAAATGATGGCTATGCGCTCAAAAAAGGAGAATCCTACGGTGATATTGGCTTTTGGGCTCCACAGGTTTTTGAGTACGAGGGAAAATTCTATATGGCCTACACCGCCAATGAACATATAGCTATCGCAACCTCAGCTAGTCCCTTAGGTCCTTTCACACAAGCGGAAAAGAAAGATCTGGAAGCTCCTGTGAAGCAGATTGACCCTTATATTTTCATAGATGAGGATGGTAAAAAGTACATGTACCATGTTCGCCTGACTGAAGGAAACCGCCTGTATGTAGCAGAAATGAAGGACGATTTCTCAGGCATCAAATCCGAAACGTTGACTTACTGTTTCCATGCGGAAGAATCTTGGGAAAACACCCAAAACGTGGAATGGACAGTATCCGAAGGCCCAACAATCATCAAGCACAAGGGTTTGTATTACTTCATCTACTCAGCCAATGATTTCCGTAATCCCGACTATGCCGTGGGGTATGCGATCAGTGAAAGCCCCATGGGGCCATGGAAAAAGAGTCCAACTAATCCGATTTTCGACAAAACCGACGCTGGGATCAACGGTTCCGGTCATGGTGATGTCTTCGTGGATGCCCAAGGCAAACTTCGATATGTACTTCATACCCATAATTCTGATGAGGAAGTGTCTCCGAGAAAGACGGCCCTGATCGAACTGGAATTTAAACCAAACGGAAATGAAGCCGATCTTTTGGAAGTGAAGCAGGGGAGTTTTAAATTTCTTGAAGTGAAGTAA
- a CDS encoding Tm-1-like ATP-binding domain-containing protein — MTQKPTILMLGCFDTKGEIFDFLRDCLLAEEAEVLAVNVGVLGSTELFPITIEAEVICQAAGDKIEAIRTKNDRGYAMEIMGRGAGKVLADLYRQKKFAAVIGMGGGSGTYVTLKAMQLLPLSLPKICISTLASKDLSDLIGVKDILLMPSVVDVAALNSIIKPIIQQASAALVAMSRVQIIKESNTKRIAISMFGNTSACVDYCTDLLEAKGYEVMNFHANGVGGKALESLTLEGCFSGILDITTTELADELCGGICSAGPSRLEAAGKLGIPQVVVPGCMDMVNFGTMDSVPEKYKNRQLYAWVPTVTLMRTNEKENQDLGRMLADKLNQSTGSVAVLFPEKGISQIDAEGNVFHNPKSNEELSKSIQENLKSGIPFVNLPFHINDREFAETAVERLLDMIK; from the coding sequence ATGACCCAAAAACCTACCATTCTGATGCTTGGCTGTTTCGATACGAAGGGAGAAATTTTCGATTTCTTGCGAGACTGCCTGTTGGCAGAAGAAGCCGAAGTATTGGCAGTGAATGTAGGGGTATTAGGTTCGACAGAGCTTTTTCCCATTACCATAGAAGCTGAAGTGATCTGCCAAGCAGCTGGAGATAAGATTGAAGCAATAAGAACTAAGAACGACCGGGGTTATGCCATGGAGATCATGGGTCGTGGTGCGGGAAAAGTCCTTGCCGATCTTTATCGTCAGAAGAAATTTGCTGCGGTAATAGGCATGGGAGGAGGAAGCGGAACGTATGTCACATTGAAAGCTATGCAGCTTTTGCCCTTGAGCTTACCGAAAATCTGTATTTCCACACTAGCCAGCAAAGATCTCTCGGATCTGATCGGAGTTAAGGATATTTTGCTGATGCCTTCTGTAGTGGATGTGGCTGCACTTAACAGCATCATCAAGCCGATCATACAGCAAGCCTCAGCAGCTCTGGTAGCCATGAGCCGTGTCCAGATCATCAAAGAATCAAATACTAAGCGGATTGCTATCAGTATGTTTGGAAACACCAGCGCTTGTGTAGATTACTGCACTGATTTACTGGAAGCGAAAGGCTATGAAGTGATGAATTTCCATGCCAATGGTGTGGGAGGGAAAGCTTTGGAAAGCCTTACCTTAGAGGGATGCTTTTCGGGTATTTTGGATATTACCACCACCGAATTGGCAGATGAACTCTGTGGTGGCATCTGCAGTGCGGGGCCTAGCCGCCTGGAAGCTGCGGGAAAACTGGGAATACCTCAGGTGGTGGTGCCAGGCTGTATGGATATGGTCAATTTTGGCACCATGGATTCTGTACCGGAGAAGTATAAAAACCGCCAATTATACGCTTGGGTGCCGACCGTCACGCTGATGCGGACCAATGAAAAAGAAAACCAAGATTTGGGCAGAATGTTGGCAGATAAGCTAAATCAATCCACCGGATCAGTAGCCGTTCTTTTCCCGGAAAAAGGAATATCCCAGATTGATGCAGAAGGGAATGTTTTTCATAATCCTAAATCAAATGAAGAACTTTCTAAATCCATTCAGGAAAACTTGAAATCCGGGATACCTTTTGTCAACTTGCCTTTTCATATAAATGATCGTGAATTTGCCGAGACGGCGGTGGAGAGATTGCTTGATATGATTAAGTGA
- a CDS encoding phosphoenolpyruvate hydrolase family protein — MPNPWTGKGNPYSRQEVRDRLKETLAQKKAIIAAGAGTGISAKFIEKGGADLLIIYNSGRFRMSGHGSTAGLMAYGDANAVAMEIGEFEVLPVVEEIPVICGVHGSDPRRRIWHHLLKVKEMGFSGINNFPTHSIVDGHFRQVLEETGMGFDKEVEMVRIADKMDLFSIVYVATAEEARQMAEAGADAIISHVGTTVGGSIGVTGASCSMDEAIDRTNQIVAASKAVNPDLFFLAHGGPINTPEDVRVILEKADVHGFVGASSLERMGVEESLTNLTKEFKKLTIK; from the coding sequence ATGCCAAATCCATGGACAGGGAAGGGAAACCCCTATAGCAGACAGGAAGTAAGAGACAGACTCAAAGAAACCTTGGCCCAGAAGAAAGCCATCATCGCAGCAGGTGCAGGCACCGGAATTTCTGCCAAATTCATTGAAAAAGGTGGGGCCGATCTCCTTATTATATACAATTCAGGAAGATTCAGAATGTCGGGGCATGGCTCCACCGCCGGACTGATGGCCTATGGCGATGCCAATGCAGTAGCCATGGAAATCGGGGAATTTGAAGTACTTCCGGTGGTGGAAGAAATCCCGGTGATTTGCGGTGTGCATGGTTCTGATCCACGAAGAAGAATCTGGCACCATTTGCTGAAAGTCAAGGAAATGGGCTTCTCCGGAATCAACAATTTCCCAACCCACTCCATAGTTGATGGGCATTTCAGACAGGTACTGGAAGAGACAGGAATGGGCTTCGACAAAGAAGTGGAAATGGTGAGAATCGCCGATAAGATGGATTTGTTTTCCATAGTCTACGTAGCAACAGCCGAAGAAGCAAGGCAAATGGCAGAAGCCGGTGCGGATGCCATAATCTCCCATGTTGGAACCACAGTGGGTGGATCAATCGGTGTCACAGGAGCAAGTTGTAGCATGGATGAGGCCATTGACCGAACCAATCAAATCGTAGCCGCTTCCAAAGCTGTCAATCCGGACTTATTCTTTTTGGCACATGGTGGCCCGATCAACACACCCGAAGATGTGCGTGTGATATTGGAAAAAGCGGATGTACATGGCTTCGTAGGTGCTTCTTCACTGGAAAGAATGGGGGTGGAAGAATCATTGACAAACCTTACTAAAGAATTCAAAAAGCTGACGATAAAGTAA